The nucleotide sequence TGTTATCACTCATATTTAGTCTCTCAGAAAAAATCAGCAGGCATAGCCATTAACGATTTAGAGCCAGCACGTGCTTGACGGATCAGCATGGCTGTCTCAGGAAGGAGTTTGTCAAAGTAGAAGCGGGCAGTAGCCAATTTCGCTTCATAAAAAGGATCTTTGCTAGCCTTATTGGCTAAAGCAATTTTTGCCATCCGCGCAAAGAGGTATGAGTAAATCAAGTGACCCACAACACGTAAGTAAGGTACGGCAGCAGCACCCACTTCTTCGTGATTCATCATAGCTTTCATGCCAATCTCTTTGGTGAGTTTTTCTACCTTGACGGCGATATCAGAGAGTGGATCGATAAACTCCTGCATTTCCTTGCGCACACCTTCATCTTCGATGAACTGTTCGATGATTTTGCCAAACTTGGTAAGCTTCTTGCCCATATCTCCAAGAACTTTTCTACCTAAGAGATCAAGAGATTGAATGGTGTTGGTGCCCTCATAAATCATATTGATACGAGCATCACGAACATATTGCTCCATACCCCATTCAGCAATATAGCCATGACCACCAAATACCTGCATGCCTTCGTTTGTTGCAGTAAATGCGTTATCGGTTAAGAAGGCTTTAATGATTGGGGTGAGTAGGGCTACCATCTCACCTGTTTCTTTACGAACTTTTTCATCAGGATGATTGAGTTCTTTATCAATCATGAGGGCCACCCAGTAAGAAAAGGCTCTACCAGCTTCTGCGTAAGCTCTTTGGGTGAGCAACATTCTACGAACATCCGGATGAACAATAATCGGATCAGCCGCCTTTTCGGGTGCCTTAGCCCCAGTTAAGCTACGCATTTGTAAACGCTCTTTGGCATAAGCGGCAGAGTTCTGATATGCCACCTCTGTTAAGCCAAGACTTTGCATACCTACGCCAAGACGAGCCGCATTCATCATCACAAACATTGCGTTAAGGCCTTTGTGCGGTTCGCCCACAAGGGTGCCAATAGCGCCATCGAAGTTCATAACGCAAGTGGCATTGCCATGAATGCCCATCTTATGTTCTAGGGAGCCACAAGACACCGCATTGGCTTTACCAATTGAACCATCGGCTCCAACCTGAAATTTAGGAACAGCAAATAAAGAGATGCCTTTGCTTCCAATAGGGGAGTCTGGTAGACGTGCCAGAACAAGATGAATAATGTTCTCAGCTAAATCATGATCGCCGCTAGAGATAAAAATCTTGGTTCCGTTAATAGAGTAAGTGCCATCAGCCTGTGGCTCGGCTTTTGTTTTCAGTAATCCAAGGTCAGTACCGCAATGTGGCTCAGTCAAGCACATGGTTCCAGTCCACTGACCAGATACCAATTTTTCTAAATAAGTTTTTTTCTGTTCTTCAGTACCATGCGCATGTAGACATTCATACGCACCATGCGACAGACCTGGATACATTGTCCAAGATTGATTAGCAGAATTTAAGGTCTCATACAGAACAGTATTGAGTAGTTGCGGCAATCCTTGGCCACCATATGCGGGATCGCATGACAAAGCAGGCCAACCACCCGCAACATACTGCTCATAAGCCTGCTTAAAGCCAGTAGGGGTCGTAACTGACCCATCCTCATGCCGCGTACAACCTTCTTGATCGCCAATTTGATTCAAAGGGAAGGCGATCTCACTGGCAAATTTTCCGGCCTCTTCAATGATCTGATTCATGGTGTCTTTATCAACATCCTGGTATGCAGGCAGAGAAGCAAATTCTTTGCCAGCATCAAGCATTTCATGAATAACGAATTGAATATCGCGGAGGGGTGGATTGTATTGAGGCATGGTGTTCTTCTATTAAGGTGTTAGAGAGGAATATTGGCTTGCTGATTAGTTAGATTTATTGCTACTTAAAATTTCTTTGATTAACTTATTTGCATTTGCTAGACATTTGGGGTTGTCTAAAAAACGGGAATCATGATGAACGCCAAGAGCGATGCTATACAGCTGAAAGAGAAGGGTCTCCACATTCACAGATTTCTTGAGGTGACCAGCCGCGATAGACTCCTTAATTCCGCGACGGATTGCAGAGCGCCAGTCTTCTACGCTGCGGACTAGTTCATCGCGCACAATACCGGGTTGGTCATCAAACTCAACGGCGCCAGCAATAAAGAAGCAGCTTGAGCTTTCATCACCAGTGCTCATCTTGATCCAAGACTGGATCATTTGATTTAGGCGAGGCAAGCCCTTAGGCTTGAGAAGGGCTGGAGTGAAGATGAGGTCTTGAAATCGCTGGTAATACTCCCGTACTACGGCAACTTGCAATTCTTCTCTGGAGCCAAAGTGGGCAAAAACGCCACTCTTACTCATTTTGACTGCCTCTGCAATATTGCCGATAGTCAAGCCTTCTAAGCCTGATTTACTAGCGATTGTCAGAGCCGCCTCAATGATGGAGTTCTTTGTCTGAGCACCTTTTTTAGGCTCAACAAATTCTTTCTGTAAATCTCTTGATTCTTGTAAGGACATTTAAATTTTGCGCAAAATGTTGTAAAAATAATACGATCGTTCGTTTATATTACATCATTAATTTGATCTAAAAACTAGTTTCTAAGCCCTTTAAATAAAGATTCCAATCCAATGTCGTAATTAAATTGATGCAGCGCAAAATAAATAGAGGGAAAACCCGAGATACATATTTACCTAAAGGTAATTAAGATTTGTGAAGTTGTTGTGAATCATTAAAAAAATTAACACAGGAAGACATATGAAAACAGTAAAGATTAGCGCTTTGGCATTGGCGATGATGGGCGTGTTTGCAGCTAGTGCAAATGCACAATCAGTTAAAGTAAACGCATGGGAAGGCGCTTATGGGCAAGTCGGCGTTGGTTACGGGATGTTTGTGCCAAAAATCGGTAGTGGAACTGCTACCACCCCAAATACTGCTGTAACTCCTGCAGGTACCCCAGTTGTAGGCGGTGGTGTCCCACTTACTTCTTTGGGTTATCCTTCCTCAATCAATCAATCTGCATCCGCAAGTAGCATAAACAATGTTAATACCGCAACGGCTTCTTTATCAGCGGGTTATAACTTTGGAATTAATGAAACTTGGATTTTGGGTCTTGGAGCTTCTTACTATCCAGGTGCCAGCTCAGGCGCTACAGGCCAGCTCAGCATTGCCAATACAACAATTAACGGCTTGCTTGGGCCGCTGACTGCTAATGGCGGAACATCAACAGCTACTTACAATGTAAAAAATCTGTACAGCATTACCGTTACCCCTGGTTATGCTATCGATAAAGAACGTTTAGCTTATGCAAAACTTGGATACACAGGTGCAACCATAGGTTTATCAGGACCTACACTCGCTTACCAAAGCACCAACCTTACTGGGTGGACCTTGGGTCTGGGATATAAGCAGATGTTTACTGAGCATTTATATGCATTTGGTGAGGTGAACTATGGCTCTTATGGAAATAAAAATTTAACAGCAACTTTGACTAACGGAACTGTGCTTAATGGCATGACAGTTAGTGGAAATGGCACTGATATTTTGGTTGGTGTAGGCTATCGCTTCTAATGCTGTAGATTTTCAAAAAAGCCCTCTCATTGCAGAGGGCTTTTTCTTTAGATTTAGTGCAGTCGTGATTAGAATGAGTCATACAGATTTAACAATCTGACTATAAATAAAAATATATCGAGACTGGAAATAACTTCATGGTTAATCCCGCTAAGCCTTGGCTAAAACACTATCCTGAGGGCGTTCCTCACGAAGTCGATATCACTGGCTATAACTCCTTGCTGGATATGTTCGAGGAAGCCTTTGAACGCTATCCGAATAGACGTGCCTGCGAGTATCTCGATAAGTTTTTAACTTACCGAGAGCTTGATCAGCACTCCAAATACTTTGCCTCTTACTTACAAAACCTTGGTCTAGTGCCTGGTGCTCGGGTTGCAATCATGTTGCCTAACGTGTTGCAGTTTCAGATTGCGATGATCGGTATTCTTCGTGCTGGGTACGTAGTGGTCAATGTTAATCCGCTCTATACCGCCCGTGAGTTGGAATATCAACTCAAAGACAGTGGTGCATCAGCTCTTGTCATCTTAGAAAACTTTGCGCATGTTTATCAGCACATCGCTGCTGACGTGCCATTGAAAAAGACTATCGTGACTTCTCTTGGAGAGATGATTGGACTTAAGGGTGCGATAGTCAATTTTGTAGTACGCAATGTAAAAAAACTCGTGCCTGCATGGGATCTACCTAACCATATTACTTTTTTGGCTGCTTTAGGTGAGGGTAGTCGTCAGCGCTGGAATAAGCCGAATACTTCTTTAAGTGACATTGCCTTTTTGCAATATACAGGTGGCACTACGGGGTTATCTAAAGGCGCGATTCTTTTACATAGCAATATTCTCTCTAATGTCATTCAAACGGAGTTATGGCTTGAGCCAGGATTAAAGCGTAAAAAAGTGGATCAATTGGTTTTCTTATGCGCGCTTCCCATGTATCACATCTTTGCTTTAACAGCCTGTTCAGTATTAGGTATGCGTAAGGGTGGCTTGTTGATTTTGGTGCCTAACCCGCGTGATTTTGATGGCTTCATCAAGCTATTGAAGAAGCATCCGAATATCAATATCTTCCCCGGAGTAAATACTTTATTTAATGCGCTGATGCATAAACCAGAATTTGCCTCTGTGAAGTTCCCGAATATTTTGGCAACGATTGGTGGCGGTATGGCGATGCAAAAGGTGGTTGCTGATCATTGGCAAGAAATGACTGGCGCTCCCATTGCCGAAGGCTATGGCCTTTCAGAAACATCACCAGTTGCCTGCGTCAACTCTGCTTTGATTGAGAGCTTTACTGGCTATATTGGCTTCCCGGTACCAAGTACCGAAGTAGTGATCTTAGGCGATGACGGCATCGAAGTACCTTTTGGTACTCCTGGTGAGATTTGTATTCGGGGGCCTCAGGTAATGGCCGGTTACTGGAACAAGCCCGAGGAAACCAAGAATGTTATGACGCCCGATGGCTTCTTCAAATCAGGCGATATCGGCATCATGAATCCCGACGGCCTAACTAAGATTGTCGACCGTAAAAAAGATATGGTTCTGGTTTCTGGATTTAACGTCTATCCAAATGAAGTGGAAGAGGTTCTATCTCTCATTCCTGGAGTGCTGGAATGTGCAGTCATTGGTGTGCCTGATGAGGATTCAGGCGAAGCCGTTAAGGCGTTCATTGTGAAACAGGATGCTTCATTAACAGAGGAAGCTATCATGGCGTTCTGTAAAGAAAATCTTACAAACTATAAGCGCCCGAAGCACATTGTTTTCCGTGCTGATTTGCCAAAAACCAATGTTGGAAAAATCCTAAGACGTGAATTAAGAGATTTATGACCATTACCAAGGGTCACCTCCCAAGGCCAATCATTTAAAATAAGTTTTTTAGCGCTTTATTAGTAAAAATACTATTGTGATGCTTTGGCTACGTTCTTTTCTATTTTATTTATTTGGTTTCACAACTGTCACCATTGTTGCTAGCGCAATAATTTTGGTCATCCCCTTTACAAGTCGAGGCACGCGTTACCAGATGGGTGTATTTTGGTGCCGCTTAACCCAAAAAGCACTCTTATTTTTCTGTGGAGTTGATCTAAAGATAAAGGGCTTGGAAAATATTCCCCAAGATCCTAATAAGTCATTAATTATTTTGGGTAAACATCAATCGGCATGGGAAACCTTTGTCTACCCAGCATTTTTCCCAAGACAGCTTTGCTTTGTATTCAAAAGAGAATTATTGTTTGTGCCATTTTTTGGTTGGGCTTTGGCCTCGTTAAAAATGATTCACATTAATCGGGGCGATCGTGAGAAGGCTCGTGAAGCAGTCAATGAGCAGGGCAAGGCGGTATTAGCCCAGGGCAGTTGGATTGCGATTTATCCAGAGGGCACTCGAACCCCGCGCGGGTCATTTAAGCCTTATAGAAAGGGCGGTGTACGACTTGCAATAAGTACACAAACAGACATTCTTCCGGTAGCGCAGAACTCTGCTGCCATTTGGCCTAGAAACACCCTCTTAAAGCGTCCTGGAGTGATTACGCTTTCCATTGGGCCTGTGATTTCTGTTTCAGGAAAAACGGAGGACCAGTTGCAGCTTGAGGTAGAAGCTTGGATTGAAGGCGAGATGCGACTCATTGATGCACCTGCTTATACAAAGTAATTAGTCTATTTATAAAAAAGTTAACAATACACGTTAGCTTTTCTTCTTCTTGCGGATATATAAAGTCTTCGTAATTCTCGCGACTACATCATTCTCTTGATCTTTCACATCAACAACAAAGTCTTTGAGTACTTTGTTGCCAGACTCAGCAGAGCCGATGATGTCATCTAATTGTTCTTGGGTAATTTCAAAACTAGCATGAACCTTCCCCTTACCTGGCTTCAGAAATTCAATCTTAGCCGCCTGGTCCCAAATAACATAACCCTTACCTAGATTCTGAGACACCATCATCATGAAGAAGGGGTCAGTCATCGCAAAGAGGCTGCCGCCAAAATGAACGCCCACAATGTTACGGTTCAATATGCCATGCTTGAGGCGTACCGTAGCATGGCGAAAGTCCTTAGAAATTTTCTCAACAGTAATGCCAGCACCCAGAAAGGGTGGCCAAAGATTCATGCCTCTACGCAATAGATTAGCTTTAATCATTGAATGCTTTTATTTGGAAGAGGGCGTTTTGCCAACCATCTTCGCTGCCCTCAGGAAATCAAAGTCGACGCCTTGATCTGCTTGAGTAACGGTATCTAAAAAGAGTTTCTTGTAGCCGCGTTCAGCTGTAGGACAAGTAATGGGATTGTCTTTCATACGCTTAGCTAGTTCTTCATCTGAAATTAAAAGACTTATTTCACGATTCTTCACGCTCAAACGAATTCGATCACCGTTACGTACCTGCGCTAATGGACCCCCAATAGCGGATTCAGGGGTAACGTGCAACACAATCGTGCCGAAGGCAGTGCCGCTCATGCGTCCATCAGAGATGCGCACAATATCTTTGACGCCAGCTCGTGCCAATTTCATGGGAATAGGGATGTACCCAGCCTCTGGCATACCAGGGGCACCTTTAGGCCCAATATTTTTGAGTACCAAAATGTCATCAGCAGTGACATCTAAGTCTGAGCTATCGATACGGTTAGCTAAATCAGCAGCATCTTCAAACACCACTGCACGACCTTCATGTTCCATGAGTTTTTCATTTGCAGCCGACTGTTTGATGATGGCGCCACCAGGCGCTAAATTGCCATGCAATACAGCAATACTGCCACGTGGGTAAATTGGTTTATCAAATGGACGTACTACATCTTGTTTAAAGCTTGGCGCAGCAGCATCAATTTCTTCGCCAAGAGTTCTGCCGGATACAGTCATCGCATCAAGTTTCAAGAGTGGCTTTAGCTCACGAAGCAAGGTAGTCATGCCGCCAGCATCATGGAAGTTTTCCATATAGTGATCGCCAGATGGTTTTAAGTCCACCAAAACAGGGGTCTCATCTCCCATCTTATCGAGCGCATCTAAATCAATCTCAAGTCCCATGCGGCCCGCAATGGCAGCTAAGTGAACAATGCCATTGGTTGATCCACCAATCGCTAGCAAAACACGCATGGCATTTTCAAAGGCGTCGGCTGTGAGTACTTTGTCAATCGTTAAACCTTCTTTTGCCATCTTCACGGCACAAGTTCCTGTTTCTTCAGCTACGCGAATACGATCTGCAGTCACTGCAGGAGGAGTTGCGCCACCTGGAACCGTCATACCTAGCGCTTCAGAGATGCAGGCCATCGTGCTAGCAGTACCCATTACTGAGCAGGTGCCAACACTGGCTACTAATTGATCATTCACTTCATCTTTTTCAACTTCATCAATTTCACCAGCACGGAATTTACCCCAGTAACGACGGCAGTCAGTGCAAGCGCCTACACGTTCGCTGCGATGGGATCCGGTGAGCATTGAGCCGGTAATCAGTTGAATGGCGGGTAATCCTGCAGAAGCGGCACCCATCATTTGTGCGGGAACAGTTTTATCGCAACCACCAATCATGACAACTGCATCCATTGGCTGTGCTCGCAGCATCTCTTCAGTGTCCATCGACATTAAGTTGCGCAAGTACATGCTAGTAGGCGCAGCAAAACTCTCATGTATTGAAATCGTCGGAAATTCCATTGGCAAGCCACCAGCCAACATCACGCCGCGCTTTACCGCCTCCAAAAGCTGAGGCATATTGCCATGGCAGGGGTTGTACGCACTGCCAGTATTGATAATGCCGATGACAGGGCGATCTAAAGCGCTATTGGTATATCCAGCACCTTTAATAAAAGCCTTACGTAAAAATAAAGAAAAGCCTTTATCGCCATAGCTAGTTAAGCCTTTACGTAAACCACTCTCTGCAGAGTCTTTTGGTGTATTGCTCATGATTGTCTCGTGTCTCTTTTTAATGATCTTTGGCTTTATTGTAGCGATGGAGTAGCCTATATACCTACACTCCGCCGCCCCAGCGGTACTGCCAGGAAATTCCCAGTGCGGTGTAGTCAGTATTGGTGTTGGAGTAGACGCCTTTGCTACCAGTTAGGCGGATGGAATTGCGCTTATTAATAGGGTAAGAAAAAGTACTGCCAAAACGCCAATTTTCTTGTGAGCCGCTGATTGCTGTGCCATTGACATATTTCTGACCACCCATGAAGTAGGTAGCATCGGCAGAAATATAGGCTGTATTCTCAAAGTAATAGATCCCATGGGCTTCCGAGGAGTAGACGGGGTTTTGAGAGAGCGTATTACTTCCCAGAAAACTAGTATTGTTGGTGTAGATGGTAGCCATGCCTGCCAATTCCAAGCGCCATGATCCGATTGCTTGAGAGACTCCGATGGCGGGCTGAATAAGGGAGCGATTGGCGCCCACGTTGAGCATTTGCTCACTGTTGTACTTACCCCATGGGATTGATGCAGCGAGACTAGTGCCGATAATAAGATCTTGTTTGTAGTTATTAAATTCCTCTAGCGAGAGTGCTGGCGCACCATACAGATTGGCGGAGATCTTTACAATAGGATCGGATAAACCTTCGGCAGAAGCGTTGATATTTTGAGGGCCAAGACTACCAGCGCCAGAAAGTTGGGCATACGGAAGTAGTAGACTAATCCGGCCAGACTGTCCAAAGACATTAATAATGCGTGTCAGACTTGTTGCTTCAGTAGTGAGGGTGTATGAACCACTCTTGGCCTGGGCTATTCCACCCGAAATAAAGTTAATGCCAATAGGCGCATTTGAATACGCGCGAGCTTCAATCTCTTGAGCGGATGCTTGTTGGCAAATGAATCCTAACAAGCAGAGCCAAAAAATTCTCACGCAATACAATTAAGGCAATTATTTTTTGGAGCCAAACAAGACTGCAAGAGTTTCAGTATTGCCTACGACCATATTAAAGCCCACAAAAATCAAGTAAGGCCAAACAATCAACCAATACACAATTGACATGGCAAGTACTCTTAATGGATCGCCGCTACCAAATGCTGCCATAGAGGCAATAAAGTCTTTACCATTAATGAGTCCATGAACTCCAGCCTCAAGATAATTTAGCGCCACAACTACCACTAGATAAATCAGCGACTCAAGCATGAGTGACTTAACAATGCCGTTTTGTTTATCAATTTTAACTGGATACACAGCCTGAGCAATCAACATAAATTTTGCCGATAAAGCAGCTTTAATCAACGCAAACCCAAAAAGAGATAGGGGAATGGGGCGCTCCTCAAGAGCGGTTGCAGCCATAAAGGCAATCGCGCAGAACCAAGTGCCAAAGTAAATTGATAAAGCAAACGCTTTTTTCATTTCCTCCTCAAACTTGATTTTCAAGCCTGTTTTATTTGTAAGGTTTTTGGCGCTGTTAGTCATGAAAATCTTTATTCAGAAGATTGGGGTGTATTAATCGCCACAAGTGGAGCAAGAGCTGGAGGTAACTACTTCAGCTGGTGCTGGCTCTTGGGTATAGCGTGCAATAAAAGCATGTTTAGTAGTCATCGGGATTTTTAGCCAAACAAAGTGACCCGATCCAGGGGCCACATCAATTGATTCACCCTTCATATTCCACATCTCAGTCAATACAACATCTGCGTTTCCGTTTGGTTCAATGATTTCAATTTTGTCACCAACAGAAAAACGATTCTTGACATCTACCTTAACTCGGCCGGTAGCAGCATCGATCTCCAGCGTTTCACCAACGTACAAGCTACGTCCAGATAAAGAGTGGCCACGCATATAGAGTTGGTACTCTTTGTCATGGTGACGCTCATAAAAGCCATCCGTATAACCACGATTAGCTAAGCCTTCTAATTGACCTAACAAGGTGGTATTAAATGGCTTGCCTTGAACAGCATCATTAATTGCCGCTCTATAGGATTGCACAGTACGCGAAACGTAATAAGGTGATTTGGTGCGACCTTCGATCTTAAAGGAGTCAACGCCCATCTTGGTCAGGCGCTCAATATGTTCAACGGCACGCAGATCTTTGGAGTTCATGATGTAGGTGCCATGCTCATCTTCTTCCATCGGCATTAAGTCATCAGGTCGACGTGCTTCCTGAAGCAGCACCACATCACCGCTAGTATTTTGTTGCCCAGGTTTCACCTTGTAATCCCAGCGGCAAGCATTGGTACAGGCACCTTGATTGGAATCTCGATGAGACATATAGCCAGATAACAAGCAGCGACCTGAGTAGGCAATACAGAGAGCGCCATGAACAAATACCTCAAGCTCCATCTCAGGACAGTCTTGACGAACCTCTTCGATTTCATCAAAGGAAAGTTCGCGAGACAAAATCACGCGACTGATGCCAACTGATCGCCAAAACTTAGCAGAAGCACCATTCACAGTATTGGCTTGTACTGATAAATGAATTGGCATATCTGGCCAAGCTTCACGAGCCATCATGATGAGGCCAGGATCAGACATGATTAAAGCATCTGGCTTCAATGCAATGACTGGATCCATATCTTTAATGTAAGTGCGCGTCTTACCG is from Polynucleobacter sp. MWH-S4W17 and encodes:
- a CDS encoding 1-acyl-sn-glycerol-3-phosphate acyltransferase, with the translated sequence MLWLRSFLFYLFGFTTVTIVASAIILVIPFTSRGTRYQMGVFWCRLTQKALLFFCGVDLKIKGLENIPQDPNKSLIILGKHQSAWETFVYPAFFPRQLCFVFKRELLFVPFFGWALASLKMIHINRGDREKAREAVNEQGKAVLAQGSWIAIYPEGTRTPRGSFKPYRKGGVRLAISTQTDILPVAQNSAAIWPRNTLLKRPGVITLSIGPVISVSGKTEDQLQLEVEAWIEGEMRLIDAPAYTK
- a CDS encoding TetR/AcrR family transcriptional regulator, which produces MSLQESRDLQKEFVEPKKGAQTKNSIIEAALTIASKSGLEGLTIGNIAEAVKMSKSGVFAHFGSREELQVAVVREYYQRFQDLIFTPALLKPKGLPRLNQMIQSWIKMSTGDESSSCFFIAGAVEFDDQPGIVRDELVRSVEDWRSAIRRGIKESIAAGHLKKSVNVETLLFQLYSIALGVHHDSRFLDNPKCLANANKLIKEILSSNKSN
- a CDS encoding transporter, which codes for MRIFWLCLLGFICQQASAQEIEARAYSNAPIGINFISGGIAQAKSGSYTLTTEATSLTRIINVFGQSGRISLLLPYAQLSGAGSLGPQNINASAEGLSDPIVKISANLYGAPALSLEEFNNYKQDLIIGTSLAASIPWGKYNSEQMLNVGANRSLIQPAIGVSQAIGSWRLELAGMATIYTNNTSFLGSNTLSQNPVYSSEAHGIYYFENTAYISADATYFMGGQKYVNGTAISGSQENWRFGSTFSYPINKRNSIRLTGSKGVYSNTNTDYTALGISWQYRWGGGV
- a CDS encoding outer membrane protein, which translates into the protein MKTVKISALALAMMGVFAASANAQSVKVNAWEGAYGQVGVGYGMFVPKIGSGTATTPNTAVTPAGTPVVGGGVPLTSLGYPSSINQSASASSINNVNTATASLSAGYNFGINETWILGLGASYYPGASSGATGQLSIANTTINGLLGPLTANGGTSTATYNVKNLYSITVTPGYAIDKERLAYAKLGYTGATIGLSGPTLAYQSTNLTGWTLGLGYKQMFTEHLYAFGEVNYGSYGNKNLTATLTNGTVLNGMTVSGNGTDILVGVGYRF
- a CDS encoding IlvD/Edd family dehydratase is translated as MSNTPKDSAESGLRKGLTSYGDKGFSLFLRKAFIKGAGYTNSALDRPVIGIINTGSAYNPCHGNMPQLLEAVKRGVMLAGGLPMEFPTISIHESFAAPTSMYLRNLMSMDTEEMLRAQPMDAVVMIGGCDKTVPAQMMGAASAGLPAIQLITGSMLTGSHRSERVGACTDCRRYWGKFRAGEIDEVEKDEVNDQLVASVGTCSVMGTASTMACISEALGMTVPGGATPPAVTADRIRVAEETGTCAVKMAKEGLTIDKVLTADAFENAMRVLLAIGGSTNGIVHLAAIAGRMGLEIDLDALDKMGDETPVLVDLKPSGDHYMENFHDAGGMTTLLRELKPLLKLDAMTVSGRTLGEEIDAAAPSFKQDVVRPFDKPIYPRGSIAVLHGNLAPGGAIIKQSAANEKLMEHEGRAVVFEDAADLANRIDSSDLDVTADDILVLKNIGPKGAPGMPEAGYIPIPMKLARAGVKDIVRISDGRMSGTAFGTIVLHVTPESAIGGPLAQVRNGDRIRLSVKNREISLLISDEELAKRMKDNPITCPTAERGYKKLFLDTVTQADQGVDFDFLRAAKMVGKTPSSK
- a CDS encoding DUF4442 domain-containing protein, coding for MIKANLLRRGMNLWPPFLGAGITVEKISKDFRHATVRLKHGILNRNIVGVHFGGSLFAMTDPFFMMMVSQNLGKGYVIWDQAAKIEFLKPGKGKVHASFEITQEQLDDIIGSAESGNKVLKDFVVDVKDQENDVVARITKTLYIRKKKKS
- a CDS encoding acyl-CoA dehydrogenase C-terminal domain-containing protein — protein: MPQYNPPLRDIQFVIHEMLDAGKEFASLPAYQDVDKDTMNQIIEEAGKFASEIAFPLNQIGDQEGCTRHEDGSVTTPTGFKQAYEQYVAGGWPALSCDPAYGGQGLPQLLNTVLYETLNSANQSWTMYPGLSHGAYECLHAHGTEEQKKTYLEKLVSGQWTGTMCLTEPHCGTDLGLLKTKAEPQADGTYSINGTKIFISSGDHDLAENIIHLVLARLPDSPIGSKGISLFAVPKFQVGADGSIGKANAVSCGSLEHKMGIHGNATCVMNFDGAIGTLVGEPHKGLNAMFVMMNAARLGVGMQSLGLTEVAYQNSAAYAKERLQMRSLTGAKAPEKAADPIIVHPDVRRMLLTQRAYAEAGRAFSYWVALMIDKELNHPDEKVRKETGEMVALLTPIIKAFLTDNAFTATNEGMQVFGGHGYIAEWGMEQYVRDARINMIYEGTNTIQSLDLLGRKVLGDMGKKLTKFGKIIEQFIEDEGVRKEMQEFIDPLSDIAVKVEKLTKEIGMKAMMNHEEVGAAAVPYLRVVGHLIYSYLFARMAKIALANKASKDPFYEAKLATARFYFDKLLPETAMLIRQARAGSKSLMAMPADFF
- a CDS encoding U32 family peptidase; this translates as MTKIPELLAPAGSLSMLRTAFDFGADAIYAGQPRYSLRVRNNDFGKIEVLKQGIDTAHELGKKFYLVSNLLPHGGKTRTYIKDMDPVIALKPDALIMSDPGLIMMAREAWPDMPIHLSVQANTVNGASAKFWRSVGISRVILSRELSFDEIEEVRQDCPEMELEVFVHGALCIAYSGRCLLSGYMSHRDSNQGACTNACRWDYKVKPGQQNTSGDVVLLQEARRPDDLMPMEEDEHGTYIMNSKDLRAVEHIERLTKMGVDSFKIEGRTKSPYYVSRTVQSYRAAINDAVQGKPFNTTLLGQLEGLANRGYTDGFYERHHDKEYQLYMRGHSLSGRSLYVGETLEIDAATGRVKVDVKNRFSVGDKIEIIEPNGNADVVLTEMWNMKGESIDVAPGSGHFVWLKIPMTTKHAFIARYTQEPAPAEVVTSSSCSTCGD
- a CDS encoding long-chain-fatty-acid--CoA ligase; its protein translation is MVNPAKPWLKHYPEGVPHEVDITGYNSLLDMFEEAFERYPNRRACEYLDKFLTYRELDQHSKYFASYLQNLGLVPGARVAIMLPNVLQFQIAMIGILRAGYVVVNVNPLYTARELEYQLKDSGASALVILENFAHVYQHIAADVPLKKTIVTSLGEMIGLKGAIVNFVVRNVKKLVPAWDLPNHITFLAALGEGSRQRWNKPNTSLSDIAFLQYTGGTTGLSKGAILLHSNILSNVIQTELWLEPGLKRKKVDQLVFLCALPMYHIFALTACSVLGMRKGGLLILVPNPRDFDGFIKLLKKHPNINIFPGVNTLFNALMHKPEFASVKFPNILATIGGGMAMQKVVADHWQEMTGAPIAEGYGLSETSPVACVNSALIESFTGYIGFPVPSTEVVILGDDGIEVPFGTPGEICIRGPQVMAGYWNKPEETKNVMTPDGFFKSGDIGIMNPDGLTKIVDRKKDMVLVSGFNVYPNEVEEVLSLIPGVLECAVIGVPDEDSGEAVKAFIVKQDASLTEEAIMAFCKENLTNYKRPKHIVFRADLPKTNVGKILRRELRDL